In Achromobacter xylosoxidans A8, a single window of DNA contains:
- a CDS encoding sensor domain-containing diguanylate cyclase, with protein MPATGDVPPACAPAGGAENVQTGLDGPLDRLARLAQRHFGVDMVLVACSDADGVWQAQAGALPAAATEAGSLPFSVDSPLRAADGRRLGTFRLLHGQPRDFSHEDLDALHDFAELAVAAVEKRQALAAERAAEDSWRTEARNLSLAIAGSGTGVWDRNVVTGEITYSQGWKALLGYAESEVTNRIEDSYKRLHPDDADYVRAAMQAHFEGKTESYEVEHRILCKDGSYKWICSRGKVVSRDAQGRALRMMGTTTDISAMRAMSERLRRTADLLVNLTDAVPGMVFQCGQRPGGGSRFLYVSAGIWDMFELTPYDVRTSPAAIEQRVHPDDLATYHASLQAAAAAQTPWHMEFRVCLPQQGLRWRQGEASPRMGADGTVVWHGFVTDITDRKRADFELRELAATDALTTLPNRRHFMSRIAAELARIKRQGSDCAAVLMCDLDHFKRINDTWGHAIGDGVLQHFANTLRAQLRAVDLVGRIGGEEFAVVLPDTDIERAHAFATRVQQRIAAAPFSLGDDRHIPLTVSIGISTMHTLDADAELALSRSDRALYYAKQRGRNRIESAPSVFSR; from the coding sequence ATGCCAGCAACAGGTGACGTTCCCCCTGCATGCGCGCCCGCCGGCGGCGCGGAAAATGTGCAAACCGGGCTCGACGGTCCCCTGGACCGGCTCGCCCGTCTCGCCCAGCGGCATTTCGGCGTGGACATGGTGCTGGTGGCCTGCAGCGACGCCGACGGCGTCTGGCAGGCCCAGGCAGGCGCTTTGCCCGCGGCCGCAACCGAGGCCGGATCCCTCCCTTTTTCCGTGGACAGTCCGCTGCGCGCCGCCGATGGGCGCCGGCTGGGCACGTTCCGTTTGCTGCACGGCCAGCCGCGGGACTTCAGCCATGAGGACCTCGACGCCCTGCATGATTTTGCCGAACTGGCTGTCGCCGCCGTCGAGAAGCGCCAGGCCCTGGCGGCGGAGCGGGCGGCGGAAGACAGCTGGCGCACCGAGGCGCGCAATCTGTCCCTGGCCATCGCCGGCAGCGGCACGGGCGTCTGGGACCGCAATGTCGTCACCGGTGAAATCACCTATTCGCAGGGCTGGAAGGCCCTGTTGGGTTACGCCGAGTCCGAGGTCACCAACCGCATAGAAGACTCCTACAAGCGTCTGCACCCGGACGACGCCGACTACGTGCGCGCCGCCATGCAGGCGCATTTCGAGGGCAAGACCGAAAGCTACGAGGTCGAGCACCGCATCCTGTGCAAGGACGGCAGCTACAAGTGGATCTGCAGCCGCGGCAAGGTCGTCAGCCGCGATGCGCAGGGACGGGCCTTGCGCATGATGGGCACCACCACCGACATCAGCGCCATGCGCGCGATGTCGGAGCGCCTGCGGCGCACGGCGGACCTGCTGGTCAACCTGACCGACGCCGTGCCCGGCATGGTGTTCCAGTGCGGCCAGCGGCCGGGGGGCGGGTCGCGCTTCCTGTATGTCAGCGCCGGCATCTGGGACATGTTCGAACTGACGCCCTACGATGTCCGCACCAGCCCGGCGGCCATCGAGCAGCGCGTCCACCCCGACGACCTGGCCACCTACCACGCCTCGCTGCAGGCCGCGGCCGCGGCGCAGACGCCCTGGCACATGGAGTTCCGCGTCTGCCTGCCGCAGCAGGGCCTGCGCTGGCGCCAGGGCGAGGCCAGCCCGCGCATGGGGGCCGACGGCACCGTGGTGTGGCACGGCTTCGTGACCGACATCACGGACCGCAAGCGCGCCGACTTCGAGCTGCGCGAACTCGCCGCCACCGACGCCCTGACCACGCTGCCGAACCGCCGCCACTTCATGTCCCGCATTGCGGCAGAACTGGCCAGGATCAAGAGGCAGGGCAGCGATTGCGCCGCCGTGCTGATGTGCGACCTGGACCATTTCAAGCGCATCAACGACACCTGGGGCCACGCCATCGGCGACGGCGTGCTGCAACACTTCGCCAACACGCTGCGGGCCCAGCTGCGGGCGGTCGACCTGGTGGGGCGCATCGGCGGCGAGGAGTTCGCCGTGGTGCTGCCGGACACCGACATCGAGCGCGCCCACGCCTTCGCCACACGGGTGCAGCAGCGCATCGCGGCCGCGCCGTTTTCGCTGGGCGACGACCGCCATATTCCGCTGACGGTCAGCATCGGCATCTCCACCATGCACACCCTGGACGCCGACGCCGAACTGGCGCTCAGCCGCAGCGACCGTGCCCTCTATTACGCCAAGCAGCGCGGGCGCAACCGCATCGAGTCCGCGCCCTCAGTGTTTTCCCGATAG
- a CDS encoding 3-isopropylmalate dehydratase large subunit — translation MAEPQTLAQKLIAAACGRASVAEGEIVTCAVDLAMFHDSSGPRRLQPMLQELGATLWDPSRIVLVIDHYVPESDDESRRIVRIARDWAAEQRLPNVYDSLGICHVVVPQHGHIRPGMFCVGGDSHSPTGGAFGAYMFGIGSTEMLGVAVTGQIWVKVPQTLMMRWNGQLSQGVTAKDMMLRMIGRYGMNGGRYQAVEFCGEAVRALSMQERMTLSNMSAELGSQVGLIAPDETTVAYLREAGVTDEIDLARWRSDQGAQAEWHDFDAAALAPQVAAPHSPANARDVGQYGDVPVQVAYIGACTGAKLEDLRAAASVLRGRSLAAGMSLMVAPASQQDQRQAEQEGVMQVLRDAGAQVLATSCGACAGYGGSIPDGASVIATTARNFKGRMGSETAQVYLASPYTVAASAVAGRIADPREFMA, via the coding sequence ATGGCCGAGCCTCAAACGCTGGCCCAGAAGCTGATCGCGGCGGCCTGCGGCCGTGCTTCCGTCGCCGAAGGCGAAATCGTCACCTGTGCGGTTGACCTGGCCATGTTCCACGATTCCAGCGGCCCGCGCCGCCTGCAGCCCATGCTGCAGGAGCTGGGCGCCACGCTGTGGGATCCGTCGAGGATCGTGCTGGTCATCGACCACTACGTGCCTGAATCCGACGACGAGTCGCGCCGCATTGTGCGCATCGCGCGCGATTGGGCGGCGGAACAGCGATTGCCCAATGTCTACGACTCGCTCGGCATCTGTCACGTGGTGGTGCCGCAGCATGGCCATATCCGGCCCGGCATGTTCTGCGTCGGCGGCGACTCGCATTCGCCCACGGGCGGCGCGTTCGGCGCCTATATGTTCGGCATCGGCAGCACCGAGATGCTGGGCGTGGCCGTCACCGGCCAGATCTGGGTGAAGGTGCCGCAGACCCTGATGATGCGCTGGAACGGCCAACTGTCCCAGGGCGTGACCGCCAAGGACATGATGCTGCGCATGATAGGCCGCTACGGCATGAACGGCGGGCGCTACCAGGCGGTGGAATTCTGCGGCGAGGCGGTGCGCGCCTTGTCGATGCAGGAACGCATGACCCTATCCAACATGAGCGCCGAGCTGGGTTCGCAGGTCGGCCTGATCGCGCCGGACGAGACCACCGTGGCCTATCTGCGCGAGGCGGGCGTTACGGATGAAATCGATCTGGCGCGCTGGCGCAGCGACCAGGGGGCGCAGGCAGAGTGGCACGACTTCGATGCCGCGGCGCTGGCGCCGCAGGTCGCCGCGCCACACAGCCCGGCCAATGCGCGCGACGTCGGCCAGTATGGCGACGTGCCGGTGCAGGTGGCCTACATCGGCGCCTGCACCGGCGCCAAGCTGGAGGATCTGCGCGCCGCGGCCAGCGTGTTGCGCGGCCGCAGTCTGGCCGCCGGCATGAGCCTGATGGTGGCGCCGGCCAGCCAGCAGGACCAGCGCCAGGCCGAACAGGAAGGGGTGATGCAAGTACTGCGCGATGCTGGCGCGCAGGTGCTGGCGACCTCCTGCGGCGCTTGCGCGGGCTACGGCGGGTCGATACCCGACGGCGCCAGCGTCATTGCCACCACGGCGCGCAATTTCAAGGGGCGCATGGGTTCCGAGACGGCCCAGGTCTATCTGGCCTCGCCCTACACGGTAGCGGCCTCGGCCGTCGCCGGCCGCATCGCCGATCCCCGGGAGTTCATGGCATGA
- a CDS encoding ABC transporter substrate-binding protein codes for MNSRRTFLYQSAAAAAMVSAPWVVRAQGAKPVKVGILHPVTGALAYSGQQCRLGALLAIEDINKAGGIKSLGGAPLEAMLGDAQSRPEAGSAEVEKMNEAGVSAIVGAYASAICLATTQTAAKYNLPHVVDVGVADQIVERGLKNTFRFGPGYRACSERAITDLAALNDAAGKPAKTVMIVHEDSLFGTGTAALLSKALPQHGFEVKDVVKHPNPTRDFNNIVLRMKSLNPDIVIPANYYNEYALLLRAMKQQKVQPKAIYSVLGGAASSYKFLKEFPDIANGILDCNHWFNPKDARVAPLKARVEEKGAYFSYEVFMTYTSVLLLADALERAKSADRAAIIDALASSTFSNHIMPYGPTQFVNGQNTGAQPLLTQVIGGDIKVVIPADYRQADAIFPLKA; via the coding sequence ATGAATTCGCGCCGCACTTTCCTCTATCAATCCGCCGCTGCCGCCGCCATGGTGTCGGCCCCGTGGGTGGTCCGCGCCCAGGGCGCCAAGCCGGTGAAGGTCGGGATCCTGCATCCGGTGACGGGCGCGCTGGCCTATTCGGGCCAGCAGTGCCGCCTGGGCGCCTTGCTGGCGATCGAGGACATCAACAAGGCCGGCGGCATCAAGTCGCTGGGCGGTGCGCCGCTGGAAGCCATGCTGGGCGATGCGCAGTCGCGGCCCGAGGCGGGGTCGGCCGAAGTCGAAAAGATGAACGAAGCGGGCGTGTCCGCGATCGTCGGCGCCTACGCCTCGGCGATCTGCCTGGCCACCACCCAGACCGCCGCCAAGTACAACCTGCCGCACGTGGTGGACGTGGGCGTGGCCGACCAGATCGTCGAGCGCGGCCTGAAGAACACCTTCCGCTTCGGTCCGGGCTACCGCGCCTGTAGCGAACGCGCCATTACCGACCTGGCGGCGCTCAACGACGCGGCGGGCAAGCCGGCCAAGACCGTGATGATCGTGCACGAGGATTCGCTGTTCGGCACCGGCACCGCGGCGCTGCTGTCCAAGGCGCTGCCGCAGCACGGCTTCGAGGTCAAGGATGTGGTCAAGCACCCGAACCCGACCCGCGACTTCAACAACATCGTGCTGCGCATGAAGTCGCTCAATCCGGACATCGTGATCCCGGCCAACTACTACAACGAATACGCCTTGCTGCTGCGCGCCATGAAGCAGCAGAAGGTGCAGCCCAAGGCGATCTACTCGGTGCTGGGCGGCGCGGCCTCCAGCTACAAGTTCCTGAAGGAATTTCCGGACATCGCCAATGGCATTCTCGATTGCAACCATTGGTTCAACCCCAAGGACGCGCGCGTCGCTCCGCTGAAGGCGCGTGTCGAGGAGAAGGGCGCCTACTTCAGTTACGAGGTCTTCATGACCTATACCTCGGTGCTGCTGCTGGCCGATGCGCTGGAACGCGCCAAGTCGGCCGACCGCGCCGCCATCATCGACGCGCTGGCCTCCAGCACCTTCTCGAACCACATCATGCCTTACGGCCCCACCCAGTTCGTGAACGGCCAGAACACCGGCGCGCAGCCCTTGCTGACGCAGGTGATCGGCGGCGACATCAAGGTCGTCATCCCGGCCGACTACCGCCAGGCGGACGCCATCTTCCCGCTGAAGGCCTGA
- a CDS encoding hydantoinase B/oxoprolinase family protein — protein MLDPVTLAVLKGRLEQIADEMDATLYRSAFNPIIAEAHDACHGMYDAATGATLVQGKSGLPVFVGAMAFAVKAAAKAAAGRGGMVDGDVWLFNDPYEGGTHANDFKLVRPVFRGGKLFCFLASAAHWHDVGGAVPGNYNPAATECWQEAVQIPPVRIVRAGVLDMDVLAILQANTRLPDSLWGDLNGQLAALELGAGRLDSLLDEYGDATVLESLGTLRERARRLMRDHISRLPDGEYAFEDMLDNDGVRDQPLRIALNLRIQGDSLTLDFTGTSPACAGPVNISRATAIAACYVALKHLFPDVPANAGVLDAVDVVLPDGLVISADRPRPVGGYTETILRMIDVIFCAMAQAEPARALAQAYGTINALSIAGYRSDEARRGQRWVMFSFFGGGHGGHSDGDGLSHGNAPISTATIPPLEILEAAYPVRFTQWALRPDSAGDGAHRGGLGAIYEIELLEDSAEAFIFGERGRSAPKGIAGGKEAALNVFRYQQDGGWQTPPMSSKMLGIQLKRGDRVRLETPGGGGYGEPAARSEAAREHDRKMGYVSGNLKEQSA, from the coding sequence ATGCTTGATCCCGTCACACTCGCGGTCCTGAAGGGCCGCCTGGAACAGATTGCCGACGAGATGGACGCCACGCTCTACCGCAGCGCGTTCAATCCCATCATCGCCGAGGCCCACGATGCCTGCCACGGCATGTACGACGCAGCCACCGGCGCCACGCTGGTGCAGGGCAAGTCCGGCCTGCCGGTATTCGTCGGCGCGATGGCCTTCGCCGTCAAGGCCGCGGCCAAGGCGGCGGCGGGGCGCGGCGGCATGGTTGACGGCGACGTCTGGCTGTTCAACGACCCCTACGAGGGCGGCACCCACGCCAACGACTTCAAGCTGGTGCGGCCGGTGTTCCGCGGCGGCAAGCTGTTCTGCTTCCTGGCGTCGGCCGCCCATTGGCACGACGTGGGCGGCGCGGTGCCGGGCAACTACAACCCGGCCGCCACCGAGTGCTGGCAGGAGGCGGTGCAGATTCCGCCGGTGCGCATCGTGCGCGCGGGCGTGTTGGACATGGACGTGCTGGCCATCCTGCAGGCGAATACCCGTTTGCCCGACAGCCTGTGGGGCGACCTGAACGGCCAACTCGCGGCGCTGGAACTGGGCGCGGGCCGACTGGACAGCCTGCTCGACGAATACGGCGACGCCACCGTGCTGGAGTCCCTGGGCACCCTGCGCGAACGCGCCCGCCGCCTGATGCGCGACCATATCTCGCGCCTGCCCGACGGCGAATATGCCTTCGAGGACATGCTGGACAACGATGGCGTGCGCGACCAGCCGCTGCGCATCGCGCTCAATCTCAGGATCCAGGGCGATAGCCTGACGCTGGATTTCACCGGCACCTCGCCGGCCTGCGCCGGCCCGGTGAACATCTCGCGCGCCACCGCGATCGCGGCCTGCTACGTGGCCTTGAAGCACCTGTTCCCGGACGTGCCGGCCAACGCCGGCGTGCTGGACGCGGTGGACGTGGTGCTGCCGGACGGCCTGGTGATCTCGGCGGACCGGCCGCGCCCGGTCGGCGGCTATACCGAGACCATCCTGCGCATGATCGACGTGATCTTCTGCGCCATGGCCCAGGCCGAGCCCGCGCGCGCGCTGGCGCAGGCCTACGGCACCATCAACGCCTTGTCGATCGCCGGCTACCGCAGCGATGAAGCGCGGCGCGGCCAGCGCTGGGTGATGTTCAGCTTCTTCGGCGGCGGCCATGGCGGCCATTCGGACGGCGACGGGCTCAGCCACGGCAACGCGCCCATCTCCACCGCGACGATCCCGCCGCTGGAAATCCTGGAAGCGGCCTATCCGGTGCGCTTCACGCAATGGGCGTTGCGTCCCGATTCGGCGGGCGACGGGGCGCATCGCGGCGGCCTGGGCGCCATCTATGAAATCGAGTTGCTGGAAGACAGCGCCGAGGCCTTCATCTTCGGTGAACGCGGCAGGAGCGCGCCCAAGGGCATCGCCGGCGGCAAGGAGGCGGCGTTGAATGTCTTCCGCTACCAACAGGACGGCGGCTGGCAGACCCCGCCCATGAGTTCGAAGATGCTGGGCATACAACTCAAACGCGGCGACCGGGTGCGCCTGGAAACGCCCGGCGGCGGCGGCTACGGCGAGCCTGCCGCGCGATCCGAAGCGGCGCGCGAGCACGACCGCAAGATGGGTTACGTAAGTGGAAATCTGAAGGAGCAGTCGGCATGA
- a CDS encoding branched-chain amino acid ABC transporter permease yields the protein MGKDLLTIALFGAALAAAAALMNSGVALTFVMMSLYAALLSQAWNILGGYGGQLSFGHALFFGVGAYAQALGQLNLGINPWLVLPMAIALGALVGLAVGGLTFRYGLKGSYFALVTLAFAEVFRILALSVSFTGGGVGLMVPLQEGVANMQFGSRRGYIYLLLGFVLLALVVTAWLRHSRFGAYLQAVRDNEDAARAIGVNPLRVKLGGIALSAAFVSAAGAFYVQVFQYIDPGIAFGSAVSVEALVGAIVGGLGTLWGPVLGAVTLHALSDLTRNLFGELPGISMVIYGVVLIVIVMFLPRGITGSGQALGRLFSAKERARV from the coding sequence ATGGGCAAGGATCTTTTGACTATCGCGCTATTCGGCGCGGCGCTGGCCGCCGCCGCCGCACTGATGAACTCGGGCGTGGCGCTGACCTTCGTGATGATGTCGCTGTATGCGGCCCTGCTGTCGCAGGCCTGGAACATCCTGGGCGGCTACGGCGGCCAGCTATCGTTCGGCCACGCGCTGTTCTTCGGCGTGGGCGCCTACGCCCAGGCGCTGGGCCAGCTGAACCTGGGCATCAATCCCTGGCTGGTCTTGCCCATGGCCATCGCGCTGGGCGCGCTGGTCGGCCTGGCGGTGGGCGGGCTGACGTTCCGCTACGGACTGAAGGGTTCCTACTTCGCGCTGGTGACGCTGGCCTTCGCCGAGGTGTTCCGCATCCTGGCGCTGTCGGTGTCCTTCACCGGGGGCGGGGTGGGGCTGATGGTGCCGCTGCAGGAAGGCGTGGCCAACATGCAGTTCGGCTCGCGCCGCGGCTACATCTATCTGCTGTTGGGCTTTGTGCTGTTGGCGCTGGTGGTCACTGCATGGCTGCGCCATTCGCGCTTCGGCGCCTACCTGCAGGCGGTGCGCGACAACGAGGACGCGGCGCGCGCCATCGGCGTGAATCCGCTGCGGGTCAAGCTCGGCGGCATCGCGCTGTCGGCGGCCTTCGTGAGCGCGGCGGGCGCCTTCTACGTGCAGGTGTTCCAGTACATCGACCCGGGCATTGCGTTTGGCTCGGCCGTGTCGGTGGAGGCGCTGGTCGGCGCCATCGTCGGCGGCCTGGGCACCCTGTGGGGGCCGGTGCTGGGCGCGGTGACCCTGCATGCCCTGAGCGACCTGACGCGCAACCTGTTTGGCGAATTGCCGGGCATCAGCATGGTCATCTACGGCGTGGTGCTCATCGTGATCGTCATGTTCCTGCCGCGCGGCATCACCGGCAGCGGTCAGGCGCTGGGCCGTTTGTTCAGTGCCAAGGAGCGCGCCCGTGTCTGA
- a CDS encoding 3-isopropylmalate dehydratase small subunit has product MTKQPVMHRVWRVGADIDTDALAPGAYMKFGIDEIARHCLQRVRPEFAGNAQPGDVLVAGPNFGIGSSREQAAAALVRLGIAAVVAPSFNGLYFRNAFNVGLLLLTCAQAETLQEGERIALDPAAGRIRRAAGEPAELHCDTVPAFLLEMVQAGGLLNLLKQRKTH; this is encoded by the coding sequence ATGACCAAGCAGCCCGTGATGCACCGCGTCTGGCGCGTGGGCGCGGATATCGATACCGACGCGCTGGCGCCGGGCGCCTATATGAAATTCGGCATAGACGAGATCGCGCGCCATTGCCTGCAGCGGGTGCGGCCCGAGTTCGCCGGCAACGCGCAGCCGGGCGATGTGCTGGTGGCCGGTCCCAACTTCGGCATCGGCTCCTCGCGCGAGCAGGCTGCGGCTGCGCTGGTGCGCCTGGGGATCGCCGCGGTGGTCGCGCCGTCCTTCAACGGCCTGTACTTCCGCAACGCGTTCAACGTGGGCCTGCTGCTGCTGACCTGCGCACAGGCCGAAACCCTGCAAGAAGGCGAGCGCATCGCCCTGGATCCCGCCGCTGGCCGCATCCGTCGCGCCGCGGGCGAACCTGCCGAACTGCATTGCGACACCGTGCCCGCCTTCCTGCTGGAAATGGTGCAGGCGGGCGGACTGCTGAATCTGCTGAAACAGCGCAAGACTCATTAG
- a CDS encoding GntR family transcriptional regulator translates to MGTSLPLPKYHQIYLVLREQVQEGRFDQDGVPGEHALADQFDVARITIRKAMEMLVADGLVSRRPGLGTWPLRAPPTPVSGSKANPPQKAHLTGLLENIVNMGLRTSVQVLDSTLVSAPPVVAEALELAPGAPVHKSLRVRSTETGPLSHITTYVPQAVADFTRADLEREPLLMLLEAAGVEFGGATQTISARLADAQVARHLDVAVGSALLAVTRIVRDVNERPVQLLQGLYRPDRYQYQLQLSRVGSIDAKVWVSEELSAQFH, encoded by the coding sequence ATGGGAACCTCACTACCTCTGCCGAAGTACCACCAGATCTACCTCGTCCTGCGCGAGCAGGTGCAGGAGGGGCGTTTCGATCAGGACGGAGTACCCGGCGAACATGCGCTGGCCGACCAGTTCGACGTGGCCCGCATCACCATCCGCAAGGCCATGGAGATGCTGGTGGCCGACGGGCTGGTGTCGCGCCGGCCGGGTTTGGGCACCTGGCCGCTGCGCGCGCCGCCGACTCCCGTCAGCGGGTCCAAGGCCAACCCGCCGCAGAAGGCGCATCTGACCGGCCTGCTGGAAAACATCGTCAACATGGGCCTGCGCACTTCGGTGCAGGTGCTGGACAGTACCCTGGTGTCGGCGCCGCCCGTGGTGGCCGAGGCGCTGGAGCTCGCGCCCGGCGCGCCGGTGCACAAGAGTCTGCGGGTGCGCAGCACCGAGACCGGGCCGCTGTCCCACATCACCACCTACGTGCCGCAGGCCGTGGCCGACTTCACCCGCGCAGACCTGGAGCGCGAACCCTTGCTCATGCTGCTGGAAGCGGCCGGCGTGGAGTTCGGCGGCGCCACCCAGACCATTTCGGCGCGCCTGGCCGACGCCCAGGTGGCCCGTCATCTGGACGTGGCCGTGGGCTCCGCGCTGCTGGCCGTGACGCGCATCGTGCGCGACGTCAACGAACGGCCCGTGCAGCTCCTGCAAGGCCTGTACCGGCCGGACCGTTATCAGTATCAGTTGCAGCTGTCACGCGTCGGCAGCATCGACGCCAAGGTATGGGTCAGCGAAGAGCTGTCCGCCCAATTCCATTGA
- a CDS encoding ABC transporter ATP-binding protein gives MSEILLQARNLSITFGGLKAVQDVSLDVRQGSLTALVGPNGAGKTTLFGLLSGFLKPGSGSVHFAGTDITGRPPHESARLGLTRTFQIVQPFGAQTVRQNIAVGAHLRLGNRREALEAAEEVAARVNLHALLDRPAADLTVAGRKRLELARALATRPRLLLLDEVLAGLNPSEIDEMIPVVKKLADDGVTVLMIEHVMRAVMSLAEHVWVLAQGRLIASGTPGEVTRDAAVVEAYLGQGAAARLAAQGAPA, from the coding sequence GTGTCTGAGATCCTGCTGCAAGCGCGTAATCTGTCCATCACCTTTGGCGGCCTGAAGGCGGTCCAGGACGTCAGCCTGGACGTGCGCCAGGGCTCGCTGACCGCGCTGGTCGGCCCCAACGGCGCGGGCAAGACCACGCTGTTCGGCCTGCTGTCCGGCTTTCTCAAGCCGGGTTCCGGCTCGGTGCATTTCGCGGGCACGGACATTACCGGCCGTCCGCCGCACGAATCGGCGCGGCTGGGGCTGACGCGCACCTTCCAGATCGTGCAGCCCTTCGGCGCGCAGACCGTACGCCAGAACATCGCCGTGGGCGCGCATCTGCGCCTGGGCAACCGCCGCGAGGCGCTGGAAGCGGCCGAAGAGGTCGCGGCGCGGGTAAACCTGCACGCCTTGCTGGACCGGCCGGCGGCGGACCTGACGGTGGCGGGGCGCAAGCGCCTGGAACTGGCGCGCGCGCTGGCCACGCGGCCGCGCCTGCTGTTGCTGGACGAAGTACTGGCGGGGCTCAACCCCAGCGAGATCGACGAGATGATACCGGTGGTGAAAAAGCTGGCCGACGACGGCGTGACCGTGCTGATGATCGAACACGTGATGCGCGCGGTGATGAGCCTGGCCGAACACGTGTGGGTGCTGGCGCAAGGCCGCCTGATCGCCTCGGGCACGCCCGGCGAGGTCACCCGCGATGCGGCGGTGGTCGAGGCCTATCTGGGCCAGGGCGCGGCGGCCAGGCTGGCCGCGCAAGGAGCGCCGGCATGA
- a CDS encoding ABC transporter ATP-binding protein, translating into MSALLEVQGLRAGYGRMEVLRGVDLRVDQGEIVVLLGSNGAGKSTLNNTVCGLCRPWGGSVRFEGQDLIGRHYRDVVKAGLIQVPEGRRVFPNLSVRENLELGSFTRARERRAANLEKVLHIFPRLRERLAQLAGTMSGGEQQMLAIGRGLMAEPHLLILDEPSLGLSPLMVEELFGLIGRLHGEGLAILLVEQNVGQSLEMGQRAYVLENGAVRYSGACPELLASDDVRRAYLGM; encoded by the coding sequence ATGAGCGCGCTGCTGGAAGTTCAGGGATTGCGTGCGGGCTATGGCCGCATGGAAGTGCTGCGCGGCGTCGACCTGCGGGTGGACCAGGGCGAGATCGTGGTGCTGTTGGGCAGCAATGGCGCCGGCAAGTCCACGCTGAACAATACGGTCTGCGGCCTGTGCCGGCCCTGGGGCGGCTCGGTGCGCTTCGAGGGCCAGGATCTGATCGGCCGCCATTACCGCGACGTGGTCAAGGCCGGTCTGATCCAGGTGCCGGAAGGCCGGCGCGTGTTTCCCAACCTGAGCGTGCGCGAAAACCTCGAATTGGGCTCCTTCACCCGGGCGCGCGAGCGTCGCGCGGCCAACCTGGAGAAGGTGCTGCACATCTTCCCACGCTTGCGCGAACGCCTGGCGCAGCTGGCCGGCACCATGTCGGGCGGCGAACAGCAGATGCTGGCGATCGGCCGCGGCCTGATGGCCGAGCCGCACCTCCTGATCCTGGACGAGCCCTCGCTGGGCCTGTCGCCGTTGATGGTCGAAGAGCTGTTCGGCCTGATCGGACGTCTGCATGGCGAGGGGCTGGCGATTTTGCTGGTGGAGCAGAACGTGGGCCAGTCCCTGGAAATGGGGCAGCGTGCCTACGTGCTGGAAAACGGGGCGGTGCGCTATAGCGGCGCTTGCCCGGAACTGCTGGCCAGCGACGACGTGCGCCGGGCCTATCTCGGGATGTAG
- a CDS encoding branched-chain amino acid ABC transporter permease encodes MLDPAILFSSVLNGLTTGAVYALIALGLTLIYGVLHIINFAHGAALMVALYAVYLLKDRLGIDPYAALPLVVAGMFALGYALQRYVINRASHGKDENILLVTLGLAIVLENLALVWFKSDTRTIDTAYTLSTVEIGPAMIALPKVIAFCGALAVAAVLFWIIRSTDLGRAIRAVAKEKQGAKLMGIDVEKVYALSFGIGMACLGAAACFLLPAYYVNPQVGGGFVLVAFTIVVLGGMGSFVGALVGGLLIGVVESIGGLFLGDSLGQMGIFAIFIAVLLFRPQGLFGARG; translated from the coding sequence GTGCTCGATCCCGCCATCCTCTTTTCCTCGGTGCTCAACGGTCTGACCACGGGCGCGGTGTACGCGCTGATCGCCCTGGGCCTGACCTTGATCTACGGTGTGCTGCACATCATCAACTTCGCGCACGGCGCGGCGCTGATGGTGGCGCTGTACGCCGTGTACCTGCTGAAGGACCGCCTCGGCATCGATCCCTACGCCGCCTTGCCGCTGGTGGTCGCCGGCATGTTCGCGCTGGGCTATGCCTTGCAGCGCTACGTGATCAACCGCGCCAGCCATGGCAAGGACGAGAACATCCTGCTGGTGACGCTGGGGCTGGCCATCGTGCTGGAGAACCTGGCGCTGGTGTGGTTCAAGTCGGACACGCGCACCATCGACACCGCCTACACGCTGTCCACCGTGGAGATCGGGCCGGCCATGATTGCCTTGCCCAAGGTCATCGCCTTCTGCGGCGCGCTGGCGGTGGCGGCGGTGCTGTTCTGGATCATCCGCAGCACCGACCTGGGCAGGGCGATCCGCGCGGTGGCCAAGGAAAAGCAGGGCGCCAAGCTGATGGGCATAGACGTGGAGAAAGTCTACGCGCTGTCGTTCGGCATCGGCATGGCCTGCCTGGGCGCGGCGGCCTGCTTCCTGCTGCCGGCTTACTACGTCAATCCGCAAGTGGGTGGCGGCTTCGTGCTGGTGGCCTTCACCATCGTGGTGCTGGGCGGCATGGGCAGTTTCGTCGGTGCGCTGGTCGGCGGCCTGTTGATCGGGGTGGTGGAGTCCATCGGGGGCCTGTTCCTGGGCGACTCGCTGGGCCAGATGGGCATATTCGCGATCTTCATCGCGGTGCTGCTGTTTCGCCCGCAGGGGCTGTTCGGGGCGAGGGGCTGA